The Klebsiella aerogenes KCTC 2190 region AATGTGGTAACCATCGGCCAGTTCCTGCTCCGCTTCCGGCTGGTCGAACGGGTGACGGTGGCACACCGCCACGCCGGCGATGGCGAAAGTGACGAAGCCAAAGAACTGCGGGATGACGTTCCACAGATGCGCCTGGTTGTTGACGATATCGGTCATGTTGAATGACCCCGCCTGCGCCACCACGCCCATCAGGGAGAGACCGAGGAACACTTCGTAGCTCAGCGTTTGCGCGGAAGCACGCATCGCCCCCAGCAGCGAGTATTTGTTGTTGCTCGACCAACCGGCGAACAGGACCGCGTAAACCGCCAGGCCTGCCATCATCAGGAAGAACAGAATACCGATGTTCAGGTCGGCGACCACCCACGACGGGCTAACCGGCACGATAGCAAAAGCCAGCAGCAGCGAAGTAAAGGCGATAACCGGCGCCAGAGTAAAGATCACGCGATCGGAGAAGCGCGGGATCCAGTCCTCTTTGAAGAACATCTTGATCATGTCGGCGACCAGCTGCAGCGAACCGCCCCAGCCCACGCGGTTAGGTCCGTAGCGGTTCTGGAACAGGCCGAGCAGACGACGCTCGCCGAAGCTCATGAACGCGCCGCAGGTGACGACCACCAGCAGAATGACCACGGCCTTCAGGATGCTTAACAAAATGTCGATAAGATCCGGCGTTAACCAACTCATGCTTGCGCCTCCTGCAGTGAATCAATACGCGCCCCGGCCAGTACCGGCGCGATGCCCGGCATGCCCATCGGTAAGCCAACCTGTCCCGCGGCCAGCCCTTCAGAAATAACCAGCGGCAAACTCAGCGTCTGGCCTTCAACGCTGAAGGAAACCATCGCCCCGGCATTGACGCCAAGCTTTGCGGCATCCGCCGGGTTCAGCTTGATGTACGGCTCAGGCATCCGGCTCTGGAACACCGGAGAACGCTGCGACAGCTCATCGCTGCCAAACAGGTGGTAGTAAGGCGCGATACGCCATTTGCCCTCTTCCGCGTGGAAGCTGGCCGGAACCGCCGTGAAGTACTCCAGCCCGCTGGCGGAAGCTTCAATCAGACGCACGCCCGGATCGCCGTGGCGCAGTTTACCGCCCACTTCATCCTGGAATTTGTTCCATGCCTGCGGGGAGTTCCAGCCCGGCGCCCACGCAAACGGAATTTGCGAACGCGGCGCGGACGGCTGGTTGTTCCCTTCCATCGAGAAGGCGAACATGGTGTCTTTATCCTGCGGTTGGCGCGGTTCGTGCACGCTGATGTTGGCGCGCATCGCCGTGCGGCCGCTGTAGCGGTGCGGTTCACGCGCCAGCTTCTGACCGCGAATGCGGAAGGTCGCATCCGGCGCGGCATCTTTAATGCCCGCCAGCTGCGGCAGCGCCGCAATCGCCGCATCGATGACGTGGTCCAACTGCGTCCAGTCAACCTGACGGTTGTTGACGGTGCTGTGCAACGAATGCAGC contains the following coding sequences:
- the nuoH gene encoding NADH-quinone oxidoreductase subunit NuoH, with translation MSWLTPDLIDILLSILKAVVILLVVVTCGAFMSFGERRLLGLFQNRYGPNRVGWGGSLQLVADMIKMFFKEDWIPRFSDRVIFTLAPVIAFTSLLLAFAIVPVSPSWVVADLNIGILFFLMMAGLAVYAVLFAGWSSNNKYSLLGAMRASAQTLSYEVFLGLSLMGVVAQAGSFNMTDIVNNQAHLWNVIPQFFGFVTFAIAGVAVCHRHPFDQPEAEQELADGYHIEYSGMKFGLFFVGEYIGIVTVSALIVTLFFGGWNGPWLPPFIWFALKTAFFMMMFILIRASLPRPRYDQVMSFGWKVCLPLTLVNLLVTAAVILWQAQ